The Deinococcus metallilatus genome segment AGGTGGTGGGCCTGGGCGCGCAGCCGGGGCCGCGACTCCTCGCCCGCCGCCGCCAGGGCCAGTTCGGCCACCTGGAGCGCCCGCGCCTCGTCCACGGCCGTCAGCCGCTCGGCCTGCTCCAGCAGGGCCAGGGCACGCTCACCCGGCCGCCCACCCCGCAGGTCAGAGGGTGGCAAGACTCCCCCGGCCCCCGATACGACGCGCCGCCGCCCTCATGCCGCCCGTCTTATACGGATTCCGGATCATCCGGCACAGCCCCTCTGCTGAGCAGCTTTGCAAACCCGCTCCGCTTCGGTGCCTCCACGCCTCTCCGTCACCGTCTTTCCTTCTTCCTCTGCTGCGCAGCTTTGCAAGTCCGGTCGGGTTACCCAGTTATTTCATCACTGATGAACCGGAATTCTTTCAGAAGACGCTGTTCAGGAAGGCGGGCAGATCGAGGCGGCTCTCGCCCAGCCCGTCTTGTAGGCGCTGTTCAGACCGTGCCCATACCCGCCCGCGCCCGGCGTGCCTTCCTCGTCCGGGTCGCAGGCGTCGTCGCGGAAATCCCGCCACTCACTCGCGGGAACGGGACCAAAGCGGCCGTTCACCCAGACGGTGCGCCGGGCGCTCGCCCAACTGGTAAAACTCCCGTTCACCCACACGGTACGCCGGGCGGTCTCCGTGACTGGGGCTGCCTCCCCTGCCTGGAAGACGTCGCGGTTGCGCTCCACCTGCACGGAGGGCAGCCCCTGAGTGGTCAGGCCGCCCCCGACCTGCCCCTCCGAGAAGCCCAACAGGGCGTCACCCTCGTCCGCGTCCGGGGCCTCACGCAGCACCCGGCCCCCGTAGGCCGCGCTCAGGCTGCCCCCGGCGGTCCCGGCAGGCAGCGGAACCTGGGCCGCGAATTCGGGGCGGTCCGCTGCGGCCTGCGCCCCTGGCGTCAGCCCGGCCTGCCCACAGGCGGACAGCAGGAGGGGGACCAGCAGGGCCAGGCAGGCAGGCGAGCGGACGAGAGACGACACCATGGTTCAATATCCTGTCTCCATCCCCGAAAGGGGTGTTAAGAATTTCACATCATGCCCTTACCCCCGCCGGGTGGAATCACTGCCTGGGTTCTGTCCGGGAGGGCTGGACTATGGGTGACGGCGCGGCCCTGAAGCCGGGGGGAACCCGTCTGTCCCAGCTGGCCGCGCTGGCCGCCCGTTCTTCATGGCAATGTGGGGCGGGAGCCGGGGGAGGCGGAGGCCTCTTCCGTTCCCGGTTCCGGTATTTTCTGCTGGTCAACCCGCTGTGAGGTCCCGTGATTCGGTGTGATCAAGTCGATTGGAGCGCGCCCCGATGACGCCGCTCAACCCAGGCGGCCCGGCCCCCCGGCTCAGCCCTGAAGCGTGCTTACCCACGCCTTCTGCCGGTCCGGACCCGGCCGCCTCCCCTGACAGGACTGGTGGAATATGTACAAGTCGGAGTTCGTGAAACCGGATGGCCGCGCCCTTATCCTCTATGGCCTGACGCCGGTGGAGGTCAGCGGTCCCATTCCCAGCCCCGGCGAGGCGGTGGAGGCGCGCCCGCAGATGCGCTGGCATCCGGTGCGCGGCGAGTGGGTGATCTACGCCGCGCACCGCCTGAACCGCACCTTTCTGCCCCCACCCGAGTACAACCCGCTGGCCCCCACCCACGACCCCGAGCATCCCACCGAGCTGCCGCCGGGGAACTACGACCTGGCGGTGTTCGAGAACCGCTTTCCCAGCCTGACGCTCGACGCCCCCACGCCGGACCCGGTGCCGGACGTGACGGTCCGGGCCGGGCGAGGCAAATGTGAGGTGGTGGTGTTCAGCCAGGACCCGGGCGGCACCCTGGGCGGCCTGCCCGCAGAACAGGTGCGGCTGCTGATCGACGTCTGGGCCGACCGGACGACCTGCCTGGGCCGCGACCCCCAGCTCCAGTACGTGCTGCCCTTCGAGAACCGGGGGGTGGAGGTCGGCGTGACCCTGCACCACCCGCACGGCCAGATCTACGCCTACGACCACCTGCCCCCGGTGCAGACCCGGGCGCTCACCCAGATGCGCGCTTACCTGGCGGAGCACGGCCGACCCTGGCTGGAAGACTTCGTGCGCCAGGAGCGCGAGGCGGGCCTGCGGGTGGTGCGGGACGAGGGCCAGGCGCTCAGCGTGGTGCCGCCCTTCGCGCGCTTCACCTACGAGATGTGGGTGCTGCCGACCCGCGCCGTCGCCTTCCTGTCCGACCTGCGGGAGGGCGAGCGGGACGCGCTGGCCGCCGTCCTCAAGGACGCCCTGACGCGGCTGGACACGCTGTTCGGGGTGAGGATGCCCTACTTGCTGACGGTGCAGCAGGCCCCGACCGATGGCCAGGCGTATCCCGAGTGGCCGCTGCGGATCGAGATTTCGCCTTACCTGCGGGCGCCGGGCCGCATGAAGTACCTGGCCGGGACCGAGCAGGGCGCGGGCGAATTCGTGAACGACGCGCTGCCCGAGCAGAAGGCCGCCGAGCTGAGAGAGGTGAAGGATGCCCGCCAGTAGCCCGAGCTTCGCTGACGTGTTCGGCAGGCCGCCCGAAGCCCAGGCCCAGGCCCCAGGCCGGGTGAACCTGCTGGGCGAACACACCGACTACCAGGGCGGATTCGTGCTGCCCAGCGCGATTCCGCAGCATACGGTGGTCGCCCTGGCGCGGAACGGCGGCGACACCCACCACCTGTACTCCCTCAACTACAGGGAGCGGCTGGACGTGCCAGCGGGCGAGACGGGCACGGGCTTCGCGCCGTACGTCACCGGATGCTGCGCCCTCACGGGGGTCACGGACGCGCTGGACGTGTGGATCAGTTCGGACGTGCCCTCCGGGGGGCTGTCGAGCAGCGCGGCGCTGGAAATCGCGACCCTGCGTGCCCTGCGGACGCTGTACGACCTGCCGCTGACCGACGTGGACCTGGCGCTGATCGGGCAGCGGGTCGAACACGAATTCGTGGGGGTCCGCAGCGGGATCATGGACCAGATGGCGAGCAGCCTGGCGGACACCCGGCACATGCTGTTTCTGGACACGCGGACGCTGGAGCGGCAAAAATTGCCCCTTCCGGCGGGCGGCGAGGTGGTCGTGCTCGACAGCGGCGTGCCCCGCCGTCTGGCCGGGAGCGGCTACAACACCCGCCGCAGCGAAGTGGAGGAGGCCGCGCGGCTGCTGGGCGTCTCCGAACTGCGGGACGTGCCGGACGTGGCGGCACTGGCCAGTCTCCCCGACCTGCTGCTGCGCCGCGCCCGGCACGTCGTCAGCGAGAACGCCCGCGTGCTGCTCGCCCTGCACGCCCCCGCCCCCCTGTTCGGTGAACTGATGAACGCCTCGCACGCCAGTCTGCGGAGCGACTACGAGGTGACCGTCCCGCGCGTGGACGAACTCGTCGCGCTGCTCCAGGCCCACCCCGACGTATACGGCGCACGCATGACCGGCGCAGGCTTCGGCGGCGCGGTGGTGGCCCTCGCCCGCATCGGCACCGCCGGGCAGGTGGCGCGCGACGTGCTGGCGCAGTACGGCCCGGAAGGCCAGCAGGTGGTGCCCCCTCCCCACCTTGAGTCCGAGTCTGCCAAAAGCTCAGGATTGACGCGAAACTCTGGAGCGGAAGGTCGAGGGAATTGAGAAAACGTGGGGCTGGGATGCCAGGCCAGTTCACCCCCTCTCCTGCGGAGCTTTGCAAGTCCCAGCCTCCCCCCTCAAGGGGGAGGAGTAAAAAACATGGTCCCACACGCTTTCTTC includes the following:
- the galT gene encoding galactose-1-phosphate uridylyltransferase, with protein sequence MYKSEFVKPDGRALILYGLTPVEVSGPIPSPGEAVEARPQMRWHPVRGEWVIYAAHRLNRTFLPPPEYNPLAPTHDPEHPTELPPGNYDLAVFENRFPSLTLDAPTPDPVPDVTVRAGRGKCEVVVFSQDPGGTLGGLPAEQVRLLIDVWADRTTCLGRDPQLQYVLPFENRGVEVGVTLHHPHGQIYAYDHLPPVQTRALTQMRAYLAEHGRPWLEDFVRQEREAGLRVVRDEGQALSVVPPFARFTYEMWVLPTRAVAFLSDLREGERDALAAVLKDALTRLDTLFGVRMPYLLTVQQAPTDGQAYPEWPLRIEISPYLRAPGRMKYLAGTEQGAGEFVNDALPEQKAAELREVKDARQ
- the galK gene encoding galactokinase, which produces MPASSPSFADVFGRPPEAQAQAPGRVNLLGEHTDYQGGFVLPSAIPQHTVVALARNGGDTHHLYSLNYRERLDVPAGETGTGFAPYVTGCCALTGVTDALDVWISSDVPSGGLSSSAALEIATLRALRTLYDLPLTDVDLALIGQRVEHEFVGVRSGIMDQMASSLADTRHMLFLDTRTLERQKLPLPAGGEVVVLDSGVPRRLAGSGYNTRRSEVEEAARLLGVSELRDVPDVAALASLPDLLLRRARHVVSENARVLLALHAPAPLFGELMNASHASLRSDYEVTVPRVDELVALLQAHPDVYGARMTGAGFGGAVVALARIGTAGQVARDVLAQYGPEGQQVVPPPHLESESAKSSGLTRNSGAEGRGN